The following proteins are encoded in a genomic region of Pungitius pungitius chromosome 17, fPunPun2.1, whole genome shotgun sequence:
- the ppt2b gene encoding lysosomal thioesterase PPT2: MKGFLSAFLSRRERRCSGSAGLVYPLLGACLWAAVIGYKPVVIVHGLFDSSGDFIDLQGFINESHPGTNVTVINLFDRSASLQPLWKQVEGFKEAIYPIMQNAEDGVHFICYSQGGLVCRGILSTLSDHNVQSFISLSSPQAGQYGDTDYLRYLFPQFMKSNLFHLCYTAVGQRISICNYWNDPHHKDIYVNSSDYLALLNSERHNPNSTEWKNNFLKIKKLVLIGGPDDGVITPWQSSHFGFYDDNETVVEIQHQDLYLRDVFGLKTLAARGDLIICSVPGVEHVFWHKNATVFHLCMEKWLV, from the exons ATGAAGGGCTTCCTTTCCGCTTTTTTGAGCCGGAGGGAGAGGCGCTGCAGCGGCTCGGCCGGGCTGGTGTATCCGCTCCTCGGTGCGTGTCTCTGGGCTGCGGTGATCGGCTACAAGCCGGTGGTTATTGTCCACGGGTTGTTCGACAGCTCGGGAGATTTTATAGATCTACAGGGGTTTATCAACGAG TCTCATCCTGGAACAAATGTCACAGTCATCAACTTATTTGACAGAAGTGCCAGCCTGCAGCCCTTGTGGAAGCAGGTGGAGGGATTCAAGGAAGCCATCTACCCGATAATGCAAAATGCAGAAGATGGGGTCCACTTTATCTGCTACTCTCAAG GGGGGCTGGTGTGCAGAGGAATCCTCTCCACTCTCTCTGACCACAACGTCCAATCTTTCatctctctgtcctcccctcAGGCCGGGCAGTATGGAG ACACGGACTACTTGAGGTACCTCTTCCCACAGTTTATGAAGTCCAACCTCTTCCACCTCTGCTACACTGCAGTAGGCCAGAGGATCTCCATCTGCAACTACTGGAACG aCCCCCACCACAAAGACATCTATGTGAACAGCAGTGACTATTTGGCTCTGCTCAACAGCGAGAGACACAACCCGAACTCAACAG AGTGGAAGAACAACTTCCTCAAAATCAAAAAGCTGGTTTTGATCGGAGGACCCGACGATGGCGTCATCACGCCCTGGCAGTCGAG TCATTTTGGATTTTATGACGACAACGAGACTGTTGTTGAGATTCAGCATCAAGAC TTGTATTTAAGAGATGTTTTCGGTCTGAAGACGCTGGCAGCTCGTGGAGATCTGATCATTTGCTCTGTTCCCGGCGTCGAACACGTGTTTTGGCACAAGAATGCGACGGTGTTCCACTTGTGCATGGAGAAATGGCTGGTGTAG
- the cratb gene encoding carnitine O-acetyltransferase b, which produces MIWGKIQPGACRAWLSRASVRQEVCFSSSSSSSSVPPQPVPPLVQTLQGYLRTLEPLLPPDELSHTRRMVHEFGSPGGLGARLQRGLEKRARHANSWITPWWVQWAYLESRMPLPVHSNPAISLPRRDYNGWRSQLVFASKLIAGVLDFKDKIKTGQLPVDYMRGKPLCMELYPLLFSSCRIPGPKHDYVAHHGRARRSPTHITVVRNYQFFQLEVYNSDGSRMTESQIHGQLLRIRSQSWKTDKEPMGILTSEHRHTWGEAYNRLLRDKLNKESVRLIETGLFSLCLDSPVMRISDEKYSSRKAAQVLHGGGTFSNSGNRWFDKTLQFVVGEDGSWGLLYEAATAEGPPIANLLHHVLEYCEKPDPKRAPLVPLPMPKKLYFHIDREIKRDIEHAKQNLDILINDLDVNVFNFKRFGKELPKQHNLSPNSFIQVALQLAYYRVHAELGPACDIASQRMFRGGRTEYIRSPTNETLKFILAFGDPSVTREAKLELFREAVNAYSALTLKVLEGHGVDLHLLGLKLQAIEEGLSIPKIFMDTAYGLATHWKLRTGQVPANTDSVMCFGPLVPDGYAICYNPQADHVHFSITAFNCCEETNAETLGLTLKDTLCQLQELLQPTV; this is translated from the exons ATGATTTGGGGGAAAATCCAACCAGGAGCGTGCAGAGCATGGCTGTCTCGG GCTTCCGTGAGGCAGGAGgtgtgcttctcctcctcctcctcctcctcctccgtgcccCCGCAGCCGGTGCCGCCGCTGGTGCAGACCCTGCAGGGCTACCTGAGGACCCTGGAGCCCCTGCTGCCCCCGGACGAGCTCAGCCACACCCGCAGGATGGTGCACGAGTTCGGCAGCCCGGGCGGCCTCGGTGCGCGGCTGCAGAGGGGTTTGGAGAAGAGAGCCAGACACGCCAACAGctgg atcacACCCTGGTGGGTGCAGTGGGCCTACCTGGAGAGCAGAATGCCACTCCCTGTGCACTCAAACCCGGCCATCTCTCTGCCAAGGAGGGATTACAATGGCTGGAGGAGCCAGCTAGT GTTTGCATCCAAGCTGATCGCAGGGGTACTGGACTTCAAAGATAAAATCAAAAC tGGGCAGCTGCCGGTGGACTACATGCGAGGGAAGCCTCTGTGCATGGAGCTCTAcccgctcctcttctcctcctgcaggatccCCGGCCCCAAACACGACTACGTGGCCCACCACGGGCGCGCCCGCCGCTCGCCGACGCACATCACGGTCGTCAGGAACTACCAG TTCTTCCAGTTGGAGGTTTACAACAGCGACGGCTCCCGAATGACGGAGAGTCAGATCCACGGCCAGCTGCTGAGGATCCGCTCGCAGTCCTGGAAGACGGACAAAGAGCCGATGGGCATCCTGACCAGCGAGCACCGCCACACCTGGGGGGAGGCCTACAACCGGCTGCTGAGAG ATAAACTCAACAAGGAATCGGTGCGGCTGATAGAGACGGGACTTTTCTCCTTGTGTCTGGATTCTCCTGTCATGAGGATATCTGATGAGaa GTATTCCAGCCGAAAGGCCGCGCAGGTTCTGCACGGAGGCGGGACGTTCTCAAACAGCGGAAACCGCTGGTTTGATAAAACGCTGCAG TTCGTGGTGGGCGAGGACGGCTCGTGGGGTCTCCTCTATGAAGCAGCCACAGCTGAGGGTCCGCCCATAGCAAATCTCCTGCACCATGTCCTCGAGTATTG TGAGAAACCAGACCCAAAGAGAGCGCCGCTGGTCCCTCTACCGATGCCCAAGAAGCTTTACTTCCACATCGACCGAGAGATCAAGCGGGACATAGAGCACGCCAAGCAGAACCTCGACAT ACTGATCAACGACCTCGACGTGAACGTGTTTAACTTCAAGAGGTTTGGTAAGGAGCTTCCCAAGCAGCACAACCTGAGCCCCAACTCCTTCATCCAGGTCGCCCTGCAGCTCGCCTACTACAG aGTCCACGCCGAGCTCGGGCCGGCCTGTGATATCGCCTCCCAGAGGATGTTtcgaggagggaggacagaatACATCCGCTCGCCCACAAATGAAACACTAAAGTTCATTCTTGCCTTCGGGGATCCGTCCGTAACG CGAGAGGCAAAGCTCGAGTTGTTCCGAGAAGCCGTCAATGCCTACTCGGCTCTGACCCTGAAG GTACTTGAGGGACACGGCGTTGACCTCCACCTGCTGGGGCTCAAGCTGCAGGCCATCGAGGAGGGACTGAGCATCCCCAAAATCTTCATGGACACAGCGTACGGCCTCGCAACTCACTGGAAACTTCGAACGGGAcag GTGCCAGCGAACACGGACAGCGTGATGTGCTTTGGGCCCCTCGTTCCCGACGGTTACGCCATTTGCTACAACCCCCAGGCCGACCACGTCCACTTCTCCATCACCGCCTTCAACTGCTGCGAGGAGACGAACGCAGAAACGTTAGGCCTCACCCTGAAGGACACGTTGTGTCAGCTACAGGAGCTACTGCAGCCTACTGTGTAG